The following DNA comes from Deltaproteobacteria bacterium.
CGCTCGCTCCCGAGCACGCCGAGGACCTCGATGAGGTACTTGGCGTTGAAGCCCACCTTCACCTCGGGGCCGTCGTAGCCCACCTCGAGGGCCTCGGAGGCCTCGCCGAGGTCGGGGTTCTCGGAGATCACGGTGAGGGTGGACTTGCCCAGCTCGAGCTTCACCGAGGGCGCCCGGTCGGGAGAGACCAGGGAGACGCGCTTGAGGGTGGAGAGCAGGGCCTCGCGGTCCACGGTCAGCGGGTGCTTGCCCGAGTCGGGGATGACCTGCTGGTAGTCGGGGAACTGACCGTCGACCAGGCGCATGACGAGGTAGAGGCCCTCGCTGCGGAAGACGGCGTTGCTGCCCGAGAAGCCCAGGCTGACGGTGCCCGGCTTCTCGCCGAGGAGGCGCCGCATCTCGGAGAGGCCCTTGCGGGGGATGATCACTCCCTTGGAGAGGAAGAGCTTTCCACCGAGCTCCCGCTCGACCATCGAGAGGCGGTGGCCGTCGGTGGCGACCATCCGGGCGGTGGCGCCCTGGGCCTCGATGAAGACACCGTTGAGGTTGTAGCGGGTCTCGTCGGTGCTGACCGCGAAGTGGGTCTTCTCGATCATCTCCGAGAGGGCCTCGGCCTCGACGTTCACGAAGGAGACGTCCTCGACGCCCGGCAGGTCCGGGAAGTCGGCCGGATCGGCGCCCACCAGCCGCGAGCGGTAGCGCCCCGAGACGATCTCGACCCAGTTGTTCTGCTTGCGGGTGAGGGTGACGGTCTTCTCGGGGAGGCTGCGAACGATGTCGAGGAGCGAGCGGGCCGGGACGGTGATCTTCCCGGGCTTGCCCACCTCCACCGGATGCTCTCCCTTCAGGCCGAGCTCGAGGTCGGTCGCGCTGATGGCGAGCAGCCCCTCGCTGGCCTCGAGGAGAACGTTGGCCAGGATCGGCATGGTGGCCTTCCGGTCGACGATTCCTTGCGCACGATAGAGCCCCTTGGCGAGCTCCTCGGCGCTCATCTGAATCTGCATCGTTCGTTCTTCCTCTGTTGAGACAAGAAAGAGAGAAGGATCTTAGGATCTAGTAGGGATCGTAGGGGCTGTGGACACGAGGGACAGACCCTCAAGTCCTCGGAATCACGACCGAACGATCGAGAAGTGTCTGTGGAGAGATCGTAGATCCAGGAAGGGTGCGGCTTGTGTAGCACTGGGCTCAGATCACCGTCAACAGATGGGACCCTCCCCTTCGAACAGGGTTTTCCCGTGGCTTTTCCTCA
Coding sequences within:
- the dnaN gene encoding DNA polymerase III subunit beta; its protein translation is MQIQMSAEELAKGLYRAQGIVDRKATMPILANVLLEASEGLLAISATDLELGLKGEHPVEVGKPGKITVPARSLLDIVRSLPEKTVTLTRKQNNWVEIVSGRYRSRLVGADPADFPDLPGVEDVSFVNVEAEALSEMIEKTHFAVSTDETRYNLNGVFIEAQGATARMVATDGHRLSMVERELGGKLFLSKGVIIPRKGLSEMRRLLGEKPGTVSLGFSGSNAVFRSEGLYLVMRLVDGQFPDYQQVIPDSGKHPLTVDREALLSTLKRVSLVSPDRAPSVKLELGKSTLTVISENPDLGEASEALEVGYDGPEVKVGFNAKYLIEVLGVLGSERVILEVADELSPGLVKAEDDPGFTAVVMPMRI